The proteins below come from a single Chryseobacterium nepalense genomic window:
- a CDS encoding outer membrane beta-barrel family protein translates to MKKTIIALSFLGTVCTYAQEKTNNQVKEKQIEGITITKTKKAVEQKADRTIFDFSEQPQLNNSNVLEGIKKLPGLVSTDIAGMMYQGKVLDVYLNGRPLNITSNELNSFLEGMPANSVDRIEVITQPGAEFPATSGGAIMNIITNKNANKYLTATYSGNYSFTNYDKYRSRTSNSLNLNARNKIFGWQLNVGQNYRESMLSGKQDNLLTSNTDRFGRGYFAKSGLTFDLGQDRLLVNYDIYHNNNDNYTLSDGDGQEAKPIPNTNPQQFTYRDFSFDASDAAHTLTTRQEAVVTYQKRFSDKAQKLDFQFGYTKSDSKFVQDNIFRDKKYADTGLWEPRISLGNVLNNTSDMRVANFKVDYSQPLNLLDGGKVSLGGLYEHQEFDTESKGITNLDYTRQTTATYLEFQAKLKKFDFILGTRAENYDISGITRYNDQTNTLIEADLIPFNKFKLFPNASVQYNLMNQVYVAANYNKKINLPSISALNPNNVTFQGPNTQVTGNPNLQPTIFDNYELKISAFDYAFIGYSVSSAKNQVAQIIRKDGKNLFNEQINISDMRIHNFNVGLPVPFMIFSKPLSEIMKFNFNPDKINFMYIYAGYQKHDIDNLNNRGFWIFNLMTQIILPKEIKLTANYSYLTPKAGYFYFTAEKPFNNSFDLTLTKKFMDNRLTVSVFANDIFNGQVMQVRSNPPSGESVFIRSKYDTRNFGLSVNYKIPTKNKLAKEDANILNQTKKEENSGVMQQGQ, encoded by the coding sequence ATGAAAAAAACAATTATTGCCTTATCATTTCTGGGTACGGTGTGTACTTATGCCCAAGAAAAGACCAATAATCAGGTAAAAGAAAAACAAATTGAAGGAATTACGATCACCAAAACTAAAAAAGCCGTTGAGCAAAAAGCCGACCGTACGATTTTCGACTTCTCTGAACAACCGCAGCTGAATAACAGCAATGTCCTGGAAGGTATCAAAAAACTTCCCGGGCTTGTTTCCACCGATATTGCAGGAATGATGTATCAGGGAAAGGTACTGGACGTATACCTCAACGGAAGACCTTTAAATATTACTTCTAATGAGCTGAACTCTTTTCTGGAAGGCATGCCTGCCAATTCGGTAGACCGGATTGAAGTAATCACACAGCCGGGTGCAGAATTTCCGGCGACTTCCGGAGGGGCCATCATGAATATCATCACCAATAAAAATGCTAATAAATATTTAACGGCGACCTATTCCGGCAACTACTCTTTTACAAATTACGATAAATACAGAAGCAGAACGAGCAATTCCCTCAATCTAAATGCAAGAAATAAAATCTTCGGATGGCAATTAAATGTCGGCCAAAATTATCGTGAAAGTATGCTGAGCGGCAAGCAGGATAATCTTTTAACAAGCAATACCGACAGATTCGGAAGAGGATATTTTGCAAAATCGGGACTGACTTTTGACTTGGGGCAGGACCGGTTGCTTGTAAATTATGATATTTACCATAACAACAATGACAATTACACATTAAGTGACGGAGACGGACAGGAAGCCAAACCGATTCCTAACACGAATCCGCAACAATTTACGTACAGAGATTTTAGTTTTGACGCATCCGATGCTGCCCATACACTTACCACGAGACAGGAAGCAGTGGTTACTTACCAAAAGCGATTCTCAGACAAGGCTCAAAAACTGGATTTTCAGTTTGGTTATACAAAATCCGACAGTAAGTTTGTCCAGGATAATATTTTCAGAGATAAAAAATATGCCGATACCGGTTTATGGGAACCAAGGATTTCTTTGGGAAATGTTCTGAATAATACCTCTGATATGAGAGTCGCTAATTTTAAAGTAGACTATTCTCAACCACTGAATCTTCTTGACGGTGGAAAAGTAAGCCTGGGCGGTTTATATGAGCATCAGGAATTCGATACGGAAAGCAAAGGAATCACCAACCTGGATTATACAAGACAAACAACTGCAACCTATCTGGAGTTCCAGGCGAAACTCAAAAAATTTGATTTTATATTGGGAACCCGCGCAGAAAATTATGACATCTCCGGTATTACAAGATATAACGATCAAACCAATACCCTTATTGAAGCAGATCTTATTCCTTTTAATAAATTTAAATTATTTCCGAATGCCAGTGTTCAGTACAATCTGATGAACCAGGTCTATGTAGCGGCGAATTATAACAAAAAAATAAACCTGCCAAGTATTTCCGCACTGAACCCGAATAACGTAACATTCCAGGGCCCGAATACGCAGGTAACCGGTAATCCGAACCTTCAGCCTACTATTTTCGATAATTATGAACTGAAAATTTCGGCTTTCGATTATGCATTCATCGGTTACAGTGTGAGCTCTGCAAAAAATCAGGTGGCGCAGATTATCAGGAAAGACGGCAAGAACCTGTTTAATGAGCAGATTAATATTTCAGACATGAGAATTCATAACTTCAATGTCGGGTTGCCTGTTCCGTTTATGATCTTCAGTAAACCTCTGAGCGAAATTATGAAGTTTAATTTTAACCCTGATAAAATTAATTTCATGTACATTTATGCCGGATACCAGAAACATGACATTGATAATCTGAATAACAGAGGCTTCTGGATTTTCAATCTCATGACGCAGATTATTTTACCGAAAGAAATAAAGCTGACGGCAAATTATAGTTATTTAACTCCTAAAGCTGGTTATTTCTACTTCACAGCAGAAAAGCCTTTCAACAATTCTTTTGATCTTACGTTAACGAAGAAATTCATGGACAACCGTCTGACTGTTTCTGTCTTCGCGAATGATATTTTCAACGGACAGGTAATGCAGGTACGTTCAAACCCGCCATCAGGAGAATCTGTATTTATAAGAAGTAAATACGATACAAGAAACTTCGGATTATCCGTAAATTATAAGATTCCAACGAAAAACAAGCTGGCTAAGGAAGATGCCAATATCCTGAACCAGACGAAGAAAGAAGAAAATAGCGGCGTGATGCAGCAGGGACAATAA
- a CDS encoding thiazole synthase, with translation MNNQKLIIADRTFESRLFLGTGKFGNVSEMTDSVIASESEMVTMALKRIDSQSSEDDLLNAIQPTGVHLLPNTSGARTAKEAVLAAQLAREALETNWVKLEIHPDPKYLLPDPIETLYATEELAKLGFIVMPYIHADPVLCKRLEDAGTAVVMPLGAPIGTNKGLKTIDFLEIIISQSNVPVVVDAGIGAPSDAAKAMEMGADAVLVNTAIAVAQNPVNMALAFKEGVIAGRRAFESGLGAIAQHAEASSPLTSFLFD, from the coding sequence ATGAATAATCAAAAATTAATAATAGCAGACAGGACCTTTGAATCAAGATTGTTTCTGGGAACGGGAAAATTCGGTAACGTTTCCGAAATGACAGACTCTGTCATTGCATCGGAAAGCGAAATGGTAACGATGGCACTTAAGCGTATAGACTCTCAATCTTCAGAAGATGATCTGCTGAATGCCATCCAACCGACAGGAGTTCATCTTTTACCGAATACTTCAGGAGCGAGAACAGCTAAAGAAGCAGTATTGGCAGCACAGCTGGCAAGAGAAGCCTTGGAAACCAACTGGGTAAAACTCGAAATCCATCCAGATCCGAAATACCTGCTTCCGGATCCTATCGAAACATTATATGCTACGGAAGAACTGGCAAAATTAGGATTTATCGTAATGCCATACATTCATGCTGACCCTGTTTTATGCAAGCGTCTTGAAGATGCCGGAACTGCGGTTGTGATGCCTTTGGGAGCACCAATAGGAACCAATAAAGGTCTTAAGACAATTGATTTTTTAGAAATTATTATCAGCCAGAGTAATGTTCCTGTGGTAGTAGATGCAGGAATTGGGGCACCCTCCGATGCGGCAAAAGCCATGGAAATGGGTGCTGATGCGGTTTTGGTGAATACGGCAATTGCGGTAGCCCAAAACCCTGTAAATATGGCATTGGCTTTTAAAGAAGGCGTTATTGCCGGAAGAAGAGCTTTTGAATCCGGATTAGGAGCAATAGCACAGCATGCTGAAGCTTCAAGCCCGTTAACATCTTTTTTGTTTGACTAA
- a CDS encoding hydroxymethylpyrimidine/phosphomethylpyrimidine kinase yields MQTGRPFVMSIAGFDPSGGAGLLADVKTFEQLKVQGLAVCTAMTLQTESEFFGIQWQPLEDILNSIHVLMKNYDVKAVKIGVVKDAEFLNEIIKTIKLINTEAKIVWDPVLKSTSEFSFFDLNTISQLGNVLHQLDLITPNYNEYKVLKENGFFENPRNSCAILMKGGHREDNVGTDILLENGEEISIEPHDRNCVYYPKHGSGCVLSSAITGHLALGENLEQACRKGKLYIEKFLASTSALLGFHS; encoded by the coding sequence ATGCAGACAGGTCGTCCTTTTGTAATGAGTATTGCCGGCTTCGATCCAAGTGGTGGAGCAGGTCTACTGGCGGATGTTAAAACATTTGAACAGTTAAAAGTCCAGGGATTGGCTGTCTGTACGGCAATGACTTTACAAACAGAATCTGAATTTTTTGGAATTCAGTGGCAACCTTTAGAAGATATTTTAAACTCAATTCATGTTTTAATGAAAAACTATGATGTGAAGGCCGTAAAAATAGGGGTGGTAAAAGACGCGGAATTTTTAAATGAAATTATTAAGACAATCAAATTAATTAATACTGAAGCTAAAATCGTTTGGGATCCGGTTTTGAAAAGCACCTCTGAATTTTCTTTTTTTGATTTAAATACTATTTCTCAACTGGGAAATGTTTTGCATCAACTCGATCTAATCACACCCAACTACAATGAATATAAGGTTTTAAAAGAAAATGGGTTTTTTGAAAATCCGAGAAATTCATGTGCAATATTAATGAAAGGAGGTCATCGCGAAGACAATGTAGGAACAGATATTTTACTCGAAAACGGTGAAGAAATTTCAATTGAACCCCATGATAGAAATTGTGTCTACTATCCAAAACATGGTTCAGGTTGTGTGCTCTCTTCTGCAATTACAGGTCATTTAGCTTTAGGAGAAAATCTGGAACAGGCCTGTCGGAAAGGAAAGTTATACATTGAGAAATTTCTGGCAAGCACATCTGCTTTATTAGGATTTCATTCTTAA
- a CDS encoding HesA/MoeB/ThiF family protein: protein MKSEDIFARYSRQIFIEEIGLEGQRKILNSKVLVIGAGGLGSPVIQYLAAAGVGTLGVTDFDKVELHNLNRQIVHNENTIGISKVKSAENFVRTLNHQIQYIGIEQKIDETNAEDMISEFDIIVDGSDNFTTRYLVNDICVKLQKPLVYGSILGFSGQVAIFNYNGSKNLRDIFPEPPVDEDFPDCDSLGVLGALPGIVGSMMANLTLKIITDLPLQLNQLTLIDTLRWRFQTIDF from the coding sequence ATGAAAAGCGAAGACATCTTTGCCCGCTACAGCCGACAGATCTTTATCGAAGAAATCGGTCTGGAAGGTCAAAGAAAAATACTAAACTCTAAAGTTTTGGTGATTGGGGCTGGTGGTCTAGGCAGTCCGGTCATTCAATATCTGGCTGCTGCGGGAGTCGGAACTCTGGGTGTTACAGATTTTGATAAGGTAGAACTTCACAATTTAAACCGACAGATTGTTCACAATGAAAATACGATTGGTATTTCTAAAGTAAAAAGTGCTGAAAATTTTGTCAGAACCTTAAATCACCAGATTCAATATATTGGCATTGAACAAAAAATTGATGAAACAAATGCTGAAGACATGATTTCCGAATTTGATATCATTGTTGACGGTTCCGATAATTTTACAACGAGATATTTGGTTAATGACATTTGTGTAAAACTTCAAAAACCTCTGGTCTATGGAAGTATTCTCGGATTTTCCGGACAGGTTGCAATTTTTAACTACAATGGAAGCAAAAACTTAAGGGATATTTTCCCGGAGCCTCCTGTTGATGAAGATTTTCCGGATTGTGACAGTCTGGGAGTTTTGGGAGCTCTGCCCGGAATTGTCGGAAGCATGATGGCGAATTTAACATTAAAGATCATTACAGATCTTCCATTGCAGCTGAATCAACTGACTCTGATTGATACCTTACGCTGGCGTTTTCAGACTATTGATTTTTAA
- the thiE gene encoding thiamine phosphate synthase: MEKLQYISQGYTREEQETNIRKALDNGVKWIQVRWKNAPQRDFITLCEISKTLCSDHHAVCIINDHVQIAKDIDADGVHVGLNDMSVETARYILGEDKIIGGTANTFQNVLQRMVESCDYIGLGPLRFTTTKEQLSPVLGFRGYQNIVQELHDKSLAIPKIFAIGGVVLNDIELLQQIGIYGVAVSGQITEQPSIITKFTTALQ, encoded by the coding sequence ATGGAAAAATTACAATACATCTCTCAGGGTTATACAAGAGAAGAACAGGAAACCAATATCCGGAAAGCGCTTGATAATGGTGTAAAATGGATTCAGGTACGCTGGAAAAATGCTCCCCAAAGAGATTTTATTACGCTCTGTGAAATTTCAAAAACATTATGCTCAGATCATCACGCTGTTTGTATCATTAACGATCATGTTCAGATCGCAAAAGATATTGATGCCGATGGCGTTCATGTGGGACTCAATGATATGTCAGTTGAAACAGCGAGATATATTTTAGGAGAAGATAAAATTATAGGAGGGACGGCTAATACATTTCAGAACGTTCTTCAGCGAATGGTAGAATCGTGTGATTATATTGGACTTGGTCCTCTCAGATTTACAACAACTAAAGAACAGCTGAGTCCGGTTTTAGGATTCAGAGGATATCAGAACATTGTCCAGGAATTACATGACAAATCACTTGCAATCCCTAAAATTTTTGCCATCGGCGGTGTGGTACTGAATGATATAGAATTATTACAGCAAATCGGAATTTACGGAGTGGCTGTTTCAGGACAGATTACGGAGCAGCCTTCTATCATTACCAAATTTACAACAGCATTACAATGA
- a CDS encoding thiamine phosphate synthase, with translation MIIIITPEKIVANETEVINELFQEGLDLLHIRKPVMNLEEMKDFIQKINSEFHHRLVLHSHYDLAESYNISRHHFREIDRHNELYKSLTGKTISTSVHDIETFNELSKNWEYAFISPVFPSISKKGYGKDSEILNDIKKRDNSNVKLIALGGIHEDNIHIISDSNLDGVALLGAIWENNQPIEIFKKCRQVVLL, from the coding sequence ATGATCATCATTATCACTCCTGAAAAAATTGTTGCTAATGAAACTGAAGTCATCAACGAATTATTTCAGGAAGGTTTAGATCTGCTTCATATCAGAAAACCGGTCATGAATTTAGAAGAAATGAAGGATTTTATTCAAAAGATAAATTCTGAATTCCATCACCGATTGGTTTTGCACAGTCATTATGATTTGGCTGAAAGTTATAATATTTCAAGACATCATTTTAGAGAAATTGACAGACATAATGAGTTGTATAAATCTTTAACAGGTAAAACGATTTCGACATCTGTTCATGATATTGAAACTTTTAACGAACTAAGTAAGAATTGGGAATATGCTTTTATCAGTCCTGTTTTTCCGAGTATTTCTAAAAAAGGATATGGAAAAGATTCAGAAATTTTAAATGATATTAAAAAAAGAGATAACTCAAATGTAAAACTAATTGCGCTGGGAGGAATTCATGAAGATAATATTCATATAATTTCAGACAGCAACTTGGATGGAGTGGCTTTGCTCGGAGCGATCTGGGAAAATAATCAACCGATAGAAATATTTAAAAAATGCAGACAGGTCGTCCTTTTGTAA
- the thiH gene encoding 2-iminoacetate synthase ThiH has protein sequence MKSFKNIFDQYQWDDVKEKLEKVTLNDVEKSLQKKNKTIEDFLNFISPVASQKLETMAKMAQSLTQKRFGKTIQLYAPLYLSNECQNICTYCGFSLDNLIRRKTLSDTELMMEAAVLKSMSVNHVLLVSGEANKTVGIEYFLNAVRLLKSHFANISIEVQPLSEEEYRKLHEAGVNAVLVYQETYHQEVYKQYHPKGKKSNFDFRLETPDRIGSAGIHKIGLGVLLGLEDWRIDSFFNAFHIDYLQKNYWKSKYSVSFPRLRPAEGIIEPNFIMEDKDLLQLICAYRIWNEDLEISISTRENEKFRNHIISLGATTMSAASKTNPGGYSVDKESLEQFETSDERSMDEIKNIIKKSGYDPVMKDWDSVYSGI, from the coding sequence ATGAAAAGTTTTAAAAACATTTTCGATCAATACCAATGGGATGACGTGAAAGAAAAGCTGGAAAAAGTAACGCTGAATGATGTTGAAAAAAGCCTGCAGAAAAAAAATAAAACCATAGAAGATTTTTTAAATTTTATTTCACCTGTTGCTTCTCAGAAGTTAGAGACAATGGCAAAAATGGCACAAAGCCTTACTCAGAAGCGATTTGGTAAAACCATTCAGCTGTATGCTCCGCTTTATCTTAGCAATGAATGTCAGAATATCTGTACTTATTGCGGTTTCAGTCTGGATAATCTTATCAGGAGAAAAACACTTTCCGATACGGAACTGATGATGGAAGCTGCCGTTTTGAAATCCATGAGTGTCAATCATGTTTTACTGGTAAGCGGTGAAGCCAATAAAACAGTCGGTATTGAATATTTTCTGAATGCCGTACGGCTTTTGAAATCACATTTTGCCAATATTTCGATTGAAGTTCAGCCCTTATCGGAAGAAGAGTACCGAAAGCTGCATGAAGCAGGAGTGAACGCGGTTTTGGTTTATCAGGAAACCTATCATCAGGAAGTATATAAACAATATCATCCGAAAGGAAAAAAATCAAATTTTGATTTTCGTCTGGAAACACCGGACAGAATCGGAAGCGCCGGAATTCATAAAATAGGACTGGGAGTTTTACTGGGATTGGAAGACTGGAGAATCGATAGTTTTTTTAATGCATTTCATATTGATTATCTTCAGAAAAATTATTGGAAAAGCAAATATTCCGTTTCATTTCCGAGACTGCGGCCTGCCGAAGGTATTATAGAACCTAATTTTATCATGGAAGATAAAGATCTGCTTCAGCTGATCTGCGCATACAGAATCTGGAATGAAGATCTGGAAATTTCAATTTCGACAAGAGAGAATGAAAAATTTAGAAATCATATAATTTCATTAGGAGCAACAACAATGAGTGCGGCTTCTAAAACTAATCCGGGGGGCTATTCCGTAGACAAAGAATCTCTGGAACAGTTTGAGACCAGCGATGAAAGAAGTATGGATGAAATTAAAAATATCATTAAAAAATCAGGCTACGATCCTGTAATGAAAGACTGGGACTCGGTTTACAGCGGGATATAA